From a region of the Tenggerimyces flavus genome:
- a CDS encoding MFS transporter, which produces MTAQTVPPPATHPVPARATRREWIGLVALAVPSALVSVDLFVLLLALPQLSRDLGATSNEQLWILDSYGFLLSGFLVTMGNLGDRIGRRKLLLIGGTAFGLASILAAFAPTPELLILARALLGVAGATLAPSTLALIGNMFRDEKQRSLAIGVWLVSMISGSATGPLVGGIMLEHFWWGSVFLLAVPAMVVLLIVGPRYLPEYRSEHAGRIDLPSVVLSFVAILPVIYGIKELAKNGAQPLPIASLLAGLALGAAFLQRQRRLEHPLVDLKLFADRSFTTALVSMLANTMLAGAVMVFITQFFQLVLGYSPLESGLWMLPAVAAGIVSFQVSPLLARRIRPARLIPAGLAISTAGLLTITQANSLAPIVIGFVLINLGAGPLVTLGTNLVIGSAPPERAGAAASISQTFNELGFALGVALLGTLGTVVYRANLHGVPAENGVTSVTDPEYVAVARDAFASGVHVVAWVSAAVFVAVAVLIARQLRHVPPIGA; this is translated from the coding sequence ATGACCGCCCAGACAGTCCCGCCGCCCGCCACCCACCCGGTCCCGGCACGAGCCACCAGGCGCGAGTGGATCGGACTCGTCGCGCTCGCCGTACCCTCGGCGCTCGTCTCCGTCGACCTGTTCGTCCTCCTGCTCGCCCTCCCGCAGCTCAGCCGGGACCTCGGCGCCACCAGCAACGAGCAGCTCTGGATCCTGGACAGCTACGGGTTCCTGCTCTCCGGCTTCCTCGTCACGATGGGCAACCTCGGCGACCGCATCGGGAGGCGCAAGCTGCTGCTGATCGGCGGTACGGCGTTCGGCCTCGCCTCGATCCTCGCCGCCTTCGCCCCCACGCCCGAGCTGCTCATCCTCGCCCGCGCCCTGCTCGGCGTCGCCGGCGCCACGCTCGCGCCGTCCACGCTCGCGCTGATCGGCAACATGTTCCGCGACGAGAAGCAGCGCTCCCTCGCCATCGGCGTCTGGCTGGTCAGCATGATCTCCGGCAGCGCCACCGGCCCGCTCGTCGGCGGCATCATGCTCGAGCACTTCTGGTGGGGCTCGGTCTTCCTGCTCGCCGTTCCCGCGATGGTCGTGCTGCTGATCGTCGGCCCGCGGTACCTGCCCGAGTACCGCTCGGAGCACGCCGGCCGCATCGACCTGCCCAGCGTCGTCCTCTCCTTCGTCGCGATCCTCCCGGTCATCTACGGCATCAAGGAGCTGGCCAAGAACGGTGCGCAACCCCTCCCCATCGCCAGCCTGCTCGCCGGCCTCGCCCTCGGCGCCGCGTTCCTCCAACGGCAGCGGCGACTCGAGCACCCGCTGGTCGATCTGAAGCTGTTCGCCGACCGTTCGTTCACCACCGCACTCGTCAGCATGCTCGCCAACACGATGCTCGCCGGCGCGGTGATGGTGTTCATCACGCAGTTCTTCCAACTGGTGTTGGGGTACTCGCCGCTCGAGTCCGGCCTGTGGATGCTGCCCGCCGTCGCCGCCGGCATCGTCAGCTTCCAGGTCTCGCCGCTGCTCGCGCGCCGGATCCGGCCTGCCAGGCTGATCCCCGCGGGCCTCGCCATCTCGACCGCGGGGCTCCTGACCATCACCCAGGCGAACAGCCTGGCGCCGATCGTCATCGGCTTCGTCCTCATCAACCTCGGCGCCGGCCCGCTGGTCACCCTGGGCACCAACCTGGTCATCGGCTCGGCGCCGCCCGAGCGCGCCGGTGCCGCGGCGTCGATCTCGCAGACGTTCAACGAGCTCGGGTTCGCGCTCGGTGTCGCCTTGCTCGGCACGCTGGGGACGGTGGTCTACCGCGCCAACCTGCACGGCGTTCCCGCCGAGAACGGGGTGACGTCGGTGACGGATCCCGAGTACGTCGCGGTGGCTCGGGACGCGTTCGCCAGCGGGGTGCACGTGGTGGCGTGGGTGAGCGCGGCGGTGTTCGTGGCGGTCGCTGTACTGATCGCCCGGCAGCTCCGGCACGTACCACCGATCGGTGCCTAG
- a CDS encoding RNA polymerase sigma factor yields MTIEGGYVEGQLRELAPQVLAAVVRHHGDFDACEDAVQEALLAAATQWPSEGVPANPKGWLITVASRRRIEVWRSEAARVRREEAVAALAPTEVANVSSVDDTLLLLLLCCHPELTSPSQVALTLRAVGGLTTAEIARAYLVPEATIAQRISRAKARIKASGAEFRLPPNAELPERLASVLHVLYLIFNEGHTASSGAALNRVELSGEAIRLARQLWAQLPDEGEVVGLLALLLLTDARRPARTTPEGDLVALAEQDRALWDRAAIAEGIALIEATLPTAMPGPYQLQAAIAAVHDEAATYDDTDWEQILGLYDILDLLAPGPMVTLNRIVALAMVQGPLAGLEKLADVENEPALAGHHRVEAVRAHLLDLAGDHEAARVHYRLAAKATLSAPEQRYLEGRASQ; encoded by the coding sequence GTGACCATCGAGGGTGGGTACGTCGAGGGGCAGCTCCGCGAGCTCGCGCCGCAGGTGCTCGCCGCGGTCGTCCGCCACCATGGCGACTTCGACGCCTGCGAGGACGCGGTGCAGGAGGCGCTACTCGCGGCCGCCACGCAGTGGCCTTCCGAAGGGGTGCCCGCGAATCCCAAAGGCTGGTTGATCACCGTGGCCTCGCGCCGCCGGATCGAGGTCTGGCGGAGTGAGGCCGCTCGGGTGCGCCGCGAGGAGGCGGTCGCGGCGCTCGCGCCCACCGAGGTGGCCAACGTGTCGTCCGTTGACGACACGCTGCTTTTGCTCTTGCTGTGTTGCCATCCCGAGCTCACCAGCCCTTCGCAGGTCGCGCTGACGTTGCGTGCGGTGGGTGGCCTGACGACGGCGGAGATCGCCCGCGCGTATCTCGTGCCCGAGGCGACGATCGCCCAGCGGATCTCGCGCGCGAAGGCGCGGATCAAGGCGAGCGGCGCGGAGTTCCGGCTGCCGCCGAACGCGGAGCTGCCCGAACGGCTGGCGTCGGTGCTGCACGTTCTGTACCTGATCTTCAACGAGGGCCACACCGCCAGCTCCGGCGCCGCGCTCAACCGGGTCGAGCTGAGCGGTGAGGCGATCCGGCTGGCCCGCCAGCTGTGGGCTCAGCTGCCCGACGAGGGCGAGGTCGTCGGTCTGCTCGCGTTGCTGCTGCTCACCGATGCGCGGCGGCCCGCACGCACCACGCCAGAAGGCGATCTGGTCGCGCTCGCCGAGCAGGACCGCGCGTTGTGGGACCGCGCGGCGATCGCCGAGGGCATCGCGCTGATCGAGGCGACGCTGCCGACCGCGATGCCCGGCCCGTACCAGCTGCAGGCCGCGATCGCCGCCGTACATGACGAAGCGGCGACGTACGACGACACCGACTGGGAGCAGATCCTCGGGCTGTACGACATCCTCGACCTGCTCGCGCCCGGTCCGATGGTCACGCTCAACCGCATCGTCGCGCTCGCGATGGTGCAAGGACCCCTTGCGGGGTTGGAGAAACTCGCCGATGTGGAGAACGAGCCCGCGCTCGCCGGGCACCATCGCGTGGAGGCCGTCCGCGCGCATCTGCTCGACCTCGCCGGCGACCACGAGGCCGCGCGGGTGCACTATCGCCTTGCTGCCAAGGCAACACTCTCAGCACCGGAGCAGCGCTACCTCGAGGGCCGCGCGTCACAGTAG
- a CDS encoding response regulator, with translation MTSVAVVDDQDLVRIGLRTLVENEDDLTFAGEAADGLAAVALAESARPDVMLMDIRMPGVDGLVATQRITANPELVDTKVIVLTTFELDEYVFDALRFGASGFLLKDTKPAELLRAIRLVAEGGALLSPSITRKLVAEFVSQSPRSPKPHPQLNTLTDREREVLALVGEGLSNDEIAERLVVSPATARTHVSRAMIKLSARDRAQLVVFAYQSGLAG, from the coding sequence GTGACGTCTGTCGCCGTCGTGGACGACCAGGACCTGGTACGCATCGGGCTGCGGACGTTGGTGGAGAACGAGGACGACCTGACGTTCGCCGGCGAGGCCGCGGACGGGCTCGCGGCGGTCGCGCTGGCGGAGTCGGCCCGGCCGGACGTGATGCTGATGGACATCCGCATGCCGGGGGTCGACGGGCTGGTCGCGACGCAGCGGATCACGGCGAACCCGGAGCTGGTGGACACCAAGGTGATCGTGCTGACGACGTTCGAGCTGGACGAGTACGTCTTCGACGCACTGCGCTTCGGTGCGAGCGGCTTCCTGCTGAAGGACACCAAGCCCGCCGAGCTGCTGCGCGCGATCCGGCTGGTGGCCGAAGGCGGAGCACTGCTCTCGCCGTCGATCACGCGGAAGCTGGTGGCGGAGTTCGTGTCCCAGTCGCCGCGCTCGCCCAAGCCGCACCCGCAGTTGAACACATTGACGGACCGGGAACGCGAAGTGCTCGCGCTGGTGGGCGAAGGGCTGAGCAACGACGAGATCGCCGAACGCCTGGTGGTCTCGCCCGCGACCGCGCGTACGCACGTGTCGCGGGCGATGATCAAGCTCTCCGCCCGCGACCGTGCGCAGCTGGTCGTCTTCGCCTACCAATCTGGCCTCGCCGGTTAG
- a CDS encoding pyridoxamine 5'-phosphate oxidase family protein: MKWNDLARGQPTLAALAHDKLVKPGVLLVGTVRKDGSARVSGVEPLVLDGELYLSMMQRSTKALDLYRDPRITIHSIVTGPEAAGEVKLRGTVRLVEDREIHERYATAMAATAGWQPVVGHFALFAIELDSLTYVGYDEATGAQHVAQWPSNEEYLRETISPTKLGPKRSVRRLTSA; encoded by the coding sequence ATGAAATGGAACGACCTGGCCCGAGGCCAACCCACCCTCGCCGCGCTCGCCCACGACAAGCTGGTGAAGCCCGGCGTCCTGCTGGTCGGCACCGTGCGCAAGGACGGCTCCGCCCGCGTGAGCGGCGTCGAACCGCTGGTGCTGGACGGCGAGCTGTACCTGTCGATGATGCAGCGTTCGACGAAGGCGCTCGACCTCTACCGGGACCCGCGGATCACGATCCACAGCATCGTCACCGGACCCGAGGCGGCTGGCGAGGTCAAGCTCCGCGGCACTGTGCGCCTGGTGGAGGACCGCGAGATCCACGAACGCTACGCGACGGCGATGGCCGCCACGGCCGGGTGGCAGCCGGTCGTCGGGCACTTCGCGCTGTTCGCGATCGAGCTCGACTCGCTGACGTACGTCGGTTATGACGAGGCGACCGGCGCGCAGCATGTGGCTCAGTGGCCGTCGAACGAGGAGTACCTGCGGGAGACCATCAGCCCGACGAAGCTCGGCCCGAAGCGGTCCGTGCGTCGACTGACCTCGGCCTGA
- a CDS encoding helix-turn-helix domain-containing protein: protein MPDELSASLATALRDARQDRDLSANALADRSGVSRAMIGKIERGEAQPTAVLLGRLTAALGMTLSELIARAEGERRFVRAEEQVVWTDPETGYIRRALSPTTTGPLELVEVELPAGTRIAFPADAYTFKHQQLWMLDGQLHFTDGDVTHALERGDCLELGPPAPTVFHNRTPKTCRYLVALAKRRS, encoded by the coding sequence ATGCCCGACGAGCTCTCCGCCAGCCTCGCCACCGCCCTCCGCGACGCCAGGCAGGACCGCGACCTGTCCGCCAACGCGCTCGCCGACCGTTCCGGCGTCTCGCGCGCGATGATCGGCAAGATCGAACGAGGCGAGGCGCAGCCCACCGCCGTCCTGCTCGGCCGGCTCACCGCCGCGCTCGGCATGACGCTGTCGGAGCTGATCGCCCGCGCCGAGGGCGAGCGCCGCTTCGTCCGCGCCGAGGAGCAGGTCGTCTGGACCGACCCGGAGACCGGGTATATCCGCCGCGCGCTCTCCCCCACCACGACCGGCCCGCTCGAGCTGGTCGAGGTCGAGCTGCCGGCCGGAACGCGGATCGCGTTCCCGGCCGACGCCTACACGTTCAAGCACCAGCAGCTCTGGATGCTCGACGGCCAGCTGCACTTCACCGACGGCGACGTCACGCACGCCCTGGAGCGCGGCGACTGCCTCGAGCTCGGTCCGCCCGCCCCCACGGTGTTCCACAACCGCACCCCGAAGACCTGCCGCTACCTGGTCGCGCTGGCCAAGCGACGCAGCTGA
- a CDS encoding YciI family protein: MKYLIMLYSNQALRDYWMSIPEDQRTAGGHHELIQKLNETGALIVSEALPGPDAGKRVSVRDGQVTATSATDGPYAEVKEFLAGFYLIECESEQRAIEYAGMLPEAEWGMVEVRPILDLSAIGL; the protein is encoded by the coding sequence GTGAAGTATCTGATCATGCTCTACTCCAACCAAGCGCTGCGGGACTACTGGATGTCGATCCCGGAGGACCAACGGACCGCGGGCGGGCATCACGAGCTGATCCAGAAGCTCAACGAGACCGGCGCGTTGATCGTGTCCGAGGCGCTGCCCGGGCCCGATGCGGGCAAGCGGGTCTCCGTACGCGACGGTCAGGTCACCGCGACGTCGGCGACCGACGGGCCGTACGCGGAGGTCAAGGAGTTCCTCGCCGGGTTCTACCTGATCGAGTGCGAGAGCGAGCAACGCGCGATCGAGTACGCCGGGATGCTGCCCGAGGCGGAGTGGGGCATGGTCGAGGTTCGCCCGATCCTGGATCTCAGCGCGATCGGGCTGTGA
- a CDS encoding DoxX family protein — MSAITVQNVAELKNKATEILSRYSIDIMRVSLGLVFICFGVLKFIPGASPAAALAVETIEKLTFGIVSGDAALLLTAAMETFIGLTLVSGKLLKTGLVVLAVALVGIMSPLVISFGELFPTGTPTLAAQYVFKDIVLAAAGLVIGAKALGARFVPSATKVA; from the coding sequence ATGTCTGCCATCACCGTTCAGAACGTTGCCGAGCTGAAGAACAAGGCGACCGAGATCCTGTCGCGCTACAGCATCGACATCATGCGGGTCAGCCTGGGCCTGGTGTTCATCTGCTTCGGGGTCTTGAAATTCATTCCCGGAGCGAGTCCGGCGGCCGCACTGGCCGTGGAGACAATCGAGAAGCTGACGTTCGGCATCGTGTCCGGAGACGCCGCACTGCTGCTGACGGCGGCGATGGAGACGTTCATCGGTCTCACGCTGGTGAGCGGCAAGCTGCTGAAGACCGGGCTGGTCGTGCTGGCCGTGGCACTGGTGGGGATCATGTCGCCGCTGGTGATCTCGTTCGGCGAGCTGTTCCCGACCGGGACGCCGACGCTGGCTGCCCAGTACGTGTTCAAGGACATCGTGCTGGCCGCGGCTGGCCTGGTGATCGGAGCGAAGGCGCTGGGTGCGCGGTTCGTTCCGTCGGCTACCAAGGTGGCCTAG
- a CDS encoding GNAT family N-acetyltransferase encodes MLLREAGLGDAEACAAIYAPYVRETAISFETSPPSAAEMARRIARVMHTHAWLVLEDAGQVIGYAYGGPMKERAAYRWSCEVSVYLELGRRRTGGGRLLYEALLARLAERGYCTAIAGMTLPNEASEGLHKALGFEPIGVYRRIGWKLGAWHDVAWVQRPLACGDDPPTEPH; translated from the coding sequence ATGCTGCTGAGGGAAGCGGGGCTGGGCGACGCCGAGGCCTGCGCGGCGATCTACGCGCCGTACGTCCGCGAGACCGCGATCTCGTTCGAGACCTCGCCGCCCTCGGCTGCCGAGATGGCGCGCCGGATCGCCCGGGTCATGCACACGCACGCGTGGCTGGTGCTCGAGGACGCCGGCCAGGTCATCGGCTATGCGTACGGCGGACCGATGAAGGAGCGGGCGGCGTACCGCTGGTCCTGCGAGGTCTCGGTCTACCTCGAGCTCGGCCGGCGCCGGACCGGCGGCGGCCGGCTGCTGTACGAGGCACTGCTCGCCCGGCTCGCCGAGCGCGGCTACTGCACCGCGATCGCGGGCATGACATTGCCGAACGAAGCAAGCGAGGGCCTGCACAAGGCGCTGGGCTTCGAGCCCATCGGCGTCTACCGGAGGATCGGCTGGAAGCTCGGCGCCTGGCACGACGTCGCCTGGGTGCAGCGCCCCCTGGCCTGCGGCGACGACCCTCCTACCGAACCGCACTGA
- a CDS encoding helix-turn-helix transcriptional regulator, which translates to MLRGRENEQAAIDALLDGARAGTSGALVLRGEPGIGKTALLRYAADRADGLRVLRGSGTEFESELPFAGLHLLLRPALDRLDALPARQREALTSAFGLGEVGAVDRFMIGAGVLSLLAELAENEPVVCLVDDAHWLDRASAEALRFAARRLDREGVVLLFAIREHATTFASGALAELRLAGLDTASAGALLDERNADLPAEVRQRLIDDTRGNPLALLELPAVLASSGAPPGPMPLTNRVLDAFHQQVRNLPATTQTWLLLAAADDTGELAVLRPAGTALQVEITDLQPAQDSGMLSLESGALVFRHPLLRAAAYHGAPLAPRIAAHQALATAYRDRGDVDREAWQLAFVATGPDERVAAGLEHAADRALRRSGYVAAATAYERSAQLSESTEQAVRRLALACEAGANGGQLDWARARAERASRDATESELTARLVEVQASADFAQGELGRAHTLLTTGARAIAAEDTDRAFWMLMRALHCAWATPTDERLLADSLDAFDTLQLPADDPRLALVWLARWGMAVPLGRDVDGYPPLEDVVARATAAAKGPTGRIEVTSRAFICGLDDEGIEAAMALVAEARNTGVIYALPAGLGYLALLHAVLGNRREARIAATEGIAIARDTGQPLWVSYASGALAYVAAMQGDEVACQRHTEEAGLRLSLGVTAAGATWAQFAQALLDLGLGRIQGAFDRLQALASGPTRHQNANLRAVPDLVEAATRLGRVEEVTASLELYGRYAKAMRRPWIEALYARCLALTEQDAEPHFQRALTLHDDKSRLFERARTELLYGEWLRRARRRTDAREQLTSALQAFEELSAGPWAARARSELSAAGAAVTRTAASDVLAALTPQELQISQLAAQGMSNNDIAAQLFLSSRTVAYHLYKAYPKLGISSRSELAALL; encoded by the coding sequence GTGTTGCGCGGTCGCGAGAACGAACAGGCAGCGATCGACGCGTTACTCGACGGAGCGCGCGCGGGTACGAGTGGCGCGTTGGTCCTTCGTGGCGAGCCGGGCATCGGCAAGACCGCCCTGCTGCGGTACGCCGCCGACCGGGCCGATGGCCTGCGGGTGTTGCGCGGGAGCGGTACGGAGTTCGAGTCGGAGCTGCCTTTCGCCGGCCTGCACCTGTTGCTGCGGCCGGCGCTGGACCGGCTCGACGCGCTCCCCGCCCGGCAGCGCGAGGCGTTGACGAGCGCGTTCGGCCTCGGCGAGGTCGGCGCCGTCGACCGGTTCATGATCGGCGCGGGCGTGCTGTCGCTGTTGGCCGAGCTGGCGGAGAACGAACCCGTCGTCTGCCTCGTCGACGACGCGCACTGGCTGGACCGGGCGTCGGCCGAGGCTTTGCGGTTCGCGGCGAGGCGGCTGGATCGCGAGGGCGTCGTGCTGCTGTTCGCGATCCGCGAGCACGCGACCACGTTCGCGAGCGGTGCTCTCGCGGAGCTTCGCCTCGCCGGCCTCGACACGGCTAGCGCCGGAGCACTGCTCGACGAACGGAACGCCGATCTCCCCGCCGAGGTCCGGCAACGGCTGATCGACGACACCCGCGGCAACCCGCTCGCGCTGCTCGAGCTGCCGGCCGTCCTCGCCAGCTCCGGCGCCCCGCCCGGCCCGATGCCGCTGACCAACCGCGTGCTCGATGCCTTCCACCAGCAGGTACGCAACCTGCCCGCCACCACCCAGACCTGGCTGCTGCTCGCCGCCGCCGACGACACCGGCGAGCTCGCCGTGCTCCGGCCGGCCGGGACAGCGCTCCAGGTCGAGATCACCGATCTCCAACCGGCCCAGGACAGCGGGATGCTCTCGCTCGAGAGCGGTGCTCTCGTCTTCCGCCACCCGCTGCTCCGCGCCGCCGCGTACCACGGAGCACCGCTCGCACCGAGGATCGCCGCTCACCAGGCCCTCGCCACCGCCTACCGGGATCGCGGCGACGTCGACCGCGAGGCCTGGCAGCTCGCGTTCGTCGCGACCGGTCCGGACGAACGGGTCGCCGCCGGGCTCGAACACGCCGCCGACCGCGCGCTCAGGCGCAGCGGGTACGTGGCCGCCGCGACGGCGTACGAACGGTCCGCCCAGCTCAGCGAGTCCACCGAGCAGGCCGTGCGCCGGCTCGCGCTCGCCTGCGAGGCCGGCGCGAACGGCGGCCAGCTCGACTGGGCCCGAGCGCGAGCCGAACGCGCGAGCCGCGACGCCACCGAATCGGAGCTGACCGCCCGGCTCGTCGAGGTCCAGGCGAGCGCCGACTTCGCCCAGGGGGAGCTCGGCCGGGCGCACACGCTTCTGACCACAGGCGCCCGCGCGATCGCCGCCGAGGACACCGATCGCGCGTTCTGGATGCTGATGCGCGCCCTGCACTGTGCCTGGGCGACCCCGACCGACGAACGGCTGCTCGCGGACTCACTCGACGCGTTCGACACCCTTCAGCTCCCCGCCGACGACCCACGGCTCGCGCTGGTCTGGCTGGCCCGGTGGGGCATGGCCGTGCCGCTGGGTCGCGACGTCGACGGCTACCCGCCGCTGGAGGACGTGGTCGCCCGCGCGACCGCCGCGGCGAAGGGTCCGACCGGGCGCATCGAGGTGACGAGCCGGGCGTTCATCTGCGGCCTCGACGACGAGGGGATCGAGGCCGCCATGGCGCTGGTCGCCGAGGCGCGGAACACCGGCGTGATCTACGCGCTACCGGCCGGGCTCGGCTACCTCGCGCTGCTGCACGCGGTGCTGGGCAACCGGCGCGAGGCGCGCATCGCCGCCACCGAGGGGATCGCGATCGCGCGCGACACCGGGCAGCCGCTGTGGGTGAGCTACGCGTCCGGCGCGCTGGCGTACGTCGCAGCGATGCAGGGCGACGAGGTCGCCTGCCAGCGGCACACCGAGGAGGCCGGGCTGCGACTGTCGTTGGGCGTGACGGCCGCGGGCGCGACCTGGGCGCAGTTCGCGCAGGCGTTGCTCGACCTCGGACTCGGACGGATCCAGGGCGCGTTCGATCGCTTGCAGGCTTTGGCATCCGGGCCGACGCGACACCAGAACGCCAACCTGCGCGCCGTTCCCGACCTGGTGGAGGCCGCGACGCGGCTCGGCCGGGTCGAGGAGGTGACGGCGTCGCTCGAGCTGTACGGCCGGTACGCGAAGGCCATGCGCCGGCCGTGGATCGAGGCCCTGTACGCGCGCTGTCTGGCGCTGACCGAGCAGGACGCCGAGCCACACTTCCAACGTGCGTTGACGTTGCACGACGACAAGTCGCGGTTGTTCGAACGAGCGCGGACCGAGCTGCTGTACGGCGAATGGTTGCGCCGCGCGCGCCGGCGGACCGACGCCCGCGAGCAGCTGACGTCGGCGTTGCAGGCGTTCGAGGAGCTCAGCGCCGGGCCCTGGGCGGCGCGGGCGCGCAGCGAGCTGAGCGCGGCGGGTGCGGCGGTCACGCGGACGGCGGCGTCCGACGTACTCGCGGCGTTGACGCCACAGGAGCTGCAGATCAGCCAGCTCGCCGCGCAAGGGATGTCGAACAACGACATCGCCGCGCAGCTGTTCCTCAGCTCGCGAACGGTCGCGTACCACCTGTACAAGGCGTACCCGAAGCTCGGCATCAGCTCGCGGTCGGAGCTCGCGGCCCTACTGTGA
- a CDS encoding SDR family NAD(P)-dependent oxidoreductase, which yields MSLQNKNAIVYGAGGFIGGEVARKFAREGARVFLVGRTQETLEKVAAQIAEAGGQASVAVVDALDEAAVDQHAQTVVDQAGSIDVSINLISRGDVQGIPLIDMTTADLLRAVSNGLTTNFITSRAAARQMVKQGSGVILALNSGSAHGSPMMGSTGPVDAATDILVRNLAHELGPRGVRVLGIWTAGLPETFTLERLNAVNSTMQLDEAGLQALYQQLDSMRATKKSPRLAEVAATAAFLASDDAGAITGTWLNVSSGMFQD from the coding sequence ATGTCCCTGCAGAACAAGAACGCGATCGTCTACGGCGCCGGCGGCTTCATCGGCGGCGAGGTCGCTCGCAAGTTCGCCCGGGAGGGCGCGCGCGTCTTCCTGGTCGGAAGGACCCAGGAGACGCTGGAGAAGGTGGCGGCGCAGATCGCCGAGGCCGGTGGCCAGGCGTCCGTGGCCGTGGTCGACGCGCTCGACGAGGCCGCGGTCGACCAGCACGCGCAGACCGTCGTCGACCAAGCGGGCAGCATCGACGTCTCGATCAACCTGATCAGCCGCGGCGACGTGCAGGGCATCCCGTTGATCGACATGACGACGGCGGACCTGCTGCGCGCGGTGTCGAACGGGCTGACGACGAACTTCATCACCTCGCGGGCGGCCGCGCGGCAGATGGTCAAGCAGGGTTCGGGGGTGATCCTCGCGCTGAACAGCGGTTCGGCGCACGGCAGCCCGATGATGGGGAGCACCGGTCCCGTCGACGCCGCGACCGACATCCTCGTCCGCAACCTCGCCCACGAGCTCGGCCCGCGCGGCGTCCGCGTGCTGGGGATCTGGACGGCAGGACTGCCCGAGACGTTCACCCTCGAACGGCTGAACGCGGTGAACTCGACCATGCAGCTGGACGAGGCGGGGCTGCAGGCTCTGTACCAGCAGCTCGACTCGATGCGGGCGACGAAGAAGTCACCGCGCCTCGCCGAGGTCGCTGCCACCGCGGCGTTCCTCGCCTCCGACGACGCGGGCGCGATCACGGGCACCTGGCTGAATGTGTCCAGCGGGATGTTTCAAGACTAG
- a CDS encoding sensor histidine kinase has translation MPMRGARSQVFDVIVALLLTVVAMGSSGALSRWTHPDHPMDAVGFVLAAGTGLSLIFRRRWPLPSLAICAAFLATYLIIGYPYSLIFLPFVVAVYTAARYLPLAQAAPASFLVLLALLAHLFTNDAALNSFAGLGPATAWVVVPFALGTTIRIYRENQTRERAESLRQRVDDERLRVAQEVHDIVGHGLAAIKMQADVALHVLAKKPEQAQTALEAISRTSGDALEELRATLAVVRRTGDDDRSPTPSLSRLNGLLKRMDDAGVRIELSTSGDERPLPDLVDLTGYRIVQEALTNVLRHSGADRAKLGLTYETGAVTIVISNPVNGAPSPGSGSGIPGMRERVTSLGGTFAAGPDAEGFAVTATLPTGRNS, from the coding sequence ATGCCTATGAGGGGCGCGAGGTCGCAGGTCTTCGACGTGATCGTGGCCCTCCTGTTGACGGTCGTCGCGATGGGATCGTCCGGCGCGCTCAGCAGATGGACCCACCCGGACCACCCGATGGACGCAGTGGGCTTCGTCCTGGCGGCCGGGACCGGGCTCAGCCTGATCTTCCGGCGCCGCTGGCCGCTGCCCTCGTTGGCGATCTGCGCGGCGTTCCTGGCGACGTACCTCATCATCGGCTACCCGTACAGCCTGATCTTCCTGCCGTTCGTGGTCGCCGTGTACACCGCCGCCCGCTACCTGCCGCTGGCGCAGGCCGCGCCCGCGAGCTTCCTCGTACTGCTCGCGCTGCTGGCGCACCTGTTCACGAACGACGCGGCACTGAACAGCTTCGCCGGCCTCGGCCCGGCGACCGCCTGGGTGGTCGTCCCGTTCGCGCTCGGCACGACGATCCGCATCTACCGGGAGAACCAGACCCGCGAACGCGCCGAGTCGCTCAGACAGCGGGTCGACGACGAACGGCTCCGGGTCGCGCAGGAGGTGCACGACATCGTCGGCCACGGCCTCGCCGCGATCAAGATGCAGGCGGACGTCGCGCTGCACGTGCTGGCGAAGAAGCCGGAGCAGGCGCAGACCGCGCTGGAGGCGATCAGCCGCACGAGCGGGGACGCGCTCGAGGAGCTCCGCGCCACGCTGGCCGTCGTCCGCCGCACCGGTGACGACGACCGCTCCCCCACGCCGAGCCTCAGCCGGCTGAACGGTCTGCTCAAGCGGATGGACGACGCGGGCGTACGCATCGAGCTCTCGACGTCGGGTGACGAGCGCCCGCTGCCCGATCTCGTCGACCTCACCGGGTACCGGATCGTCCAGGAGGCGTTGACGAACGTTCTGCGCCACTCCGGGGCCGACCGCGCGAAGCTGGGCCTGACGTACGAGACTGGTGCCGTGACGATCGTGATCAGCAACCCGGTGAACGGTGCCCCGTCGCCCGGCAGCGGCAGTGGTATCCCCGGCATGCGCGAGCGCGTGACCAGCCTGGGCGGAACGTTCGCCGCGGGCCCGGACGCCGAGGGCTTCGCGGTGACCGCGACGCTGCCCACTGGGAGGAACTCGTGA